CCGCTCCGCGGCCTCCTCCGGCGTGAGGTCCCGCTGCGCCTCCGACAGCATCTCGTACCCCACGAGAAACTTTCGCTCCGTCGCCGACCGCAGCAACGGCGGGTAGAAGTGAGCGTGCACCTGCCAGTGCCCGGGGTTATCTCCGCCCGGAGCGCCGTGCCAGCCCATGGAGTAAGGAAATGGGACGTTAAAGAGTGTGTCGTACAGGGTCAGCAGACGCCTGAGGATCTGCGCCAGGCCTGACCGCTCCTGCGCCGTCGCATCGGGCAGCCGCGGCAGGTGACGCCGGGGCAAGAGGAGTGTCTCGAAGGGCCAGACAGCCCAGAAGGGCACAACGACGAGCCAATCGGCGTTTTCGGCGATCAGGCGCTCCCGCCGTTCCGCCTCGAGGGCCGCGTAGTCCACCAGCAGCGGCACGCCGCGCTCTTGGTGATACAGGCGCTGCTGCCGATCCTCCTTGACCGCCTCGTTGGGCAGCAGATCGTGCGCCCAGACCTGGCCGTGCGGGTGGGGGTTGGAGGCGCCCATGGCCTCCCCCCTGTTCTCGAACACCTGGACCCAGCGGTAGCGGCGCGACAGTTCATCGATCTGCGCGACCCACATCTCCACCACACCGCGAATCTCCTCGATCGACATCTCCGCCAGCGACAGATCATGGCGGGGAGAAAAGCACAGCACGCGACAGATCCCCGGCTGGCCTGTGGCCTGCAGCAATGGATGGTCCAGCAGGACTCCGCTCGGCGTGCCGGGCGTGAGGGCCGGAAAATCGTTGTCGAAGACATAGGTGCCCGTGTACGCCGGATTGCGGGCGCCGCCAGCCCGTACGTTGCCGGGACAGAGATAGCACCCGGGGTCATATCGGGGCAGTGCGCCGCGAGGTATGGCCTCTCGTGCCCCGAGCCAGGGACGCCTGGTCCGAGCCGGCGACACCAGGACCCACTCGCCGGTAAGGGGATTGTACCGCCGGTGTGGAAACTCGAACATTGCGGGCAAGCCTCCCAATGCTATTATCGGCCTGGGAAATCTTCCCGGCCGATAGCATGCGGTTGTATCCCCTGCTGGCCTGCCTTGCCTTCTGGGCGCTGTCGGTCGCCGGCCGGGCTTCCACCGCGGCAGCGCCGGCGCCGGACCCCTTTGCGGCCCGCCGCCTCCGCATGGTGGAAACGCAGCTCGTCGCCCGCGGCATCGCCGATCCCCTGGTGCTGCAGGCGATGCGCACCGTACCGCGCCACCTCTTCGTCGAGCGGCGGTACTGGGACGACGCCTACGGCGACCACCCCCTGCCCATCGGCTACGGCCAGACCATCTCGCAACCGTACATCGTCGCCCTGATGACGGAACGGGCGCGGGTCCGGCCGGGGACGCGCGTCCTGGAGATCGGCACCGGATCGGGCTACCAGGCGGCGGTGCTGGCGGAGATCACCGATCAGGTCTACACCGTGGAGATCATTGAGCCGCTGGCCCGGCAGGCCCGGGACCGGCTGCGCCGACTCGGCTACACCGGTGTGCTGACCCGCACCGCCGACGGCTACTTCGGGTGGCCGGAGGCGGCGCCCTTTGACGCCATCCTGGTCACCGCTGCTCCGGACCACGTCCCGCCGCCGCTGCTGGCCCAGCTCAAGGACGGCGG
This is a stretch of genomic DNA from Armatimonadota bacterium. It encodes these proteins:
- a CDS encoding UDP-glucose--hexose-1-phosphate uridylyltransferase, whose translation is MFEFPHRRYNPLTGEWVLVSPARTRRPWLGAREAIPRGALPRYDPGCYLCPGNVRAGGARNPAYTGTYVFDNDFPALTPGTPSGVLLDHPLLQATGQPGICRVLCFSPRHDLSLAEMSIEEIRGVVEMWVAQIDELSRRYRWVQVFENRGEAMGASNPHPHGQVWAHDLLPNEAVKEDRQQRLYHQERGVPLLVDYAALEAERRERLIAENADWLVVVPFWAVWPFETLLLPRRHLPRLPDATAQERSGLAQILRRLLTLYDTLFNVPFPYSMGWHGAPGGDNPGHWQVHAHFYPPLLRSATERKFLVGYEMLSEAQRDLTPEEAAERLRALPSEQDEDQAGGTR
- a CDS encoding protein-L-isoaspartate(D-aspartate) O-methyltransferase, with product MRLYPLLACLAFWALSVAGRASTAAAPAPDPFAARRLRMVETQLVARGIADPLVLQAMRTVPRHLFVERRYWDDAYGDHPLPIGYGQTISQPYIVALMTERARVRPGTRVLEIGTGSGYQAAVLAEITDQVYTVEIIEPLARQARDRLRRLGYTGVLTRTADGYFGWPEAAPFDAILVTAAPDHVPPPLLAQLKDGGRMVVPVGPPGLVQTMWLITRRGDQNRFENLGPVLFVPLRRR